The following nucleotide sequence is from Tribolium castaneum strain GA2 chromosome 5, icTriCast1.1, whole genome shotgun sequence.
ttataaccactgttttgaaaaaataaaaacttacacAACCAGTTTCAGTCAATAGACATTTGATGTAACATTTGAGTTTCTCGTCATCGATCATTACTTTATCCGAATTAACCTTGTTGATcaaatctaattaaaataaatcgtaattaatttggttttaattaattagttgtcACACCTTCCGAAACTCCAGTTTCTGCAACGCATGTTGAATGCAGTTGGTTTACCAGTTCTTGCATTTCTTCAGAAATGCCCTGACACCACATAATTATACGTACggttataattaataattacttacGAGAACTGGGGgggcaaaaaaatataaaagaagCACGATGTAATATCTGATCATCTTCAGTTGTTACCGGTATGTGAATGAGGTTTTGCCTTTTATAgaattgtgttatttaaacTTCCCGAAATAATTAATGGGTGGTtccttaataaataatttcggcAATTGAAACACcgtaaatttacaaattgcgCAAAAATCCTTGAAAGTATATGTAAATAGCAATTAAttcacttaaaataattttggtttttaggC
It contains:
- the LOC656765 gene encoding general odorant-binding protein 69a isoform X2 yields the protein MIRYYIVLLLYFFAPPVLGISEEMQELVNQLHSTCVAETGVSEDLINKVNSDKVMIDDEKLKCYIKCLLTETGCISDDGVVDVEATIALLPEDMKAKTTPVIRSCGAKMGANPCESAWLTHKCYLETSPADYVLI